A window from Argopecten irradians isolate NY chromosome 3, Ai_NY, whole genome shotgun sequence encodes these proteins:
- the LOC138320077 gene encoding peroxisomal membrane protein PEX13-like, with product MNTFVVVAAVLVAVVATTSAFDDFDDGFIIGGGHHIGGGYPLVKGSGLPCKKHYHGGYVSGGIISTGYPTVYTTTGGHYAGSQVYGAGSQVYGSGMHGGSQVYGAGQYGGSQVYGAGQYSSGLRHYAGGQQMYGAGQQYYPGQTIY from the exons ATGAACACTTTCGTCGTCGTCGCCGCTGTCCTCGTCGCCGTTGTTGCGACAACCTCTGCTTTTGACGATTTTGATGATGGCTTTATCATCGGAGGAGGACACCATATTGGTGGAGGCTACCCTCTTGTCAAGGGATCAG GCCTGCCCTGCAAGAAGCACTACCATGGCGGTTACGTAAGCGGCGGAATAATCTCAACCGGATATCCAACTGTTTACACCACCACCGGAGGTCACTACGCCGGATCCCAGGTTTACGGTGCTGGATCTCAAGTGTACGGTTCCGGTATGCACGGAGGATCCCAGGTGTATGGCGCTGGACAGTATGGAGGTTCCCAGGTCTACGGTGCCGGTCAGTACAGCTCTGGACTCAGACACTACGCTGGTGGACAACAGATGTATGGCGCTGGTCAGCAGTACTACCCCGGACAAACCATCTACTAA